Proteins encoded together in one Antennarius striatus isolate MH-2024 chromosome 13, ASM4005453v1, whole genome shotgun sequence window:
- the rnasekb gene encoding ribonuclease kappa-B yields the protein MPSLLFCGPKLAACGIVISIWGVIMLGMLGIFFSAKSAVLIEDVPFTEDDIHKDQNPPQNIYSLYNQVGINCFIAAAIYVAVGAVSLCQVRLNKRQEYMVT from the exons ATGCCCTCACTTCTGTTCTGCGGGCCAAAATTGGCCGCATGCGGGATCGTGATTAGCATCTGGGGAGTCATCATGCTG GGAATGTTGGGAATCTTCTTCAGCGCGAAGTCAGCTGTGTTGATCGAGGACGTCCCATTCACTGAGGATGACATTCATAAAGA TCAAAACCCACCTCAGAACATCTACAGTCTCTACAACCAAGTTGGCATCAACTGCTTCATCGCCGCTGCCATTTATGTGGCGGTGGGCGCCGTGTCTCTCTGCCAGGTGCGACTCAACAAACGGCAGGAATACATGGTGACATAA